From Deferrisoma camini S3R1, the proteins below share one genomic window:
- the cysS gene encoding cysteine--tRNA ligase, translating to MGMKVFNTLSGRKEPFEPLVPGRVGMYVCGVTVYDRCHIGHARCAVVFDVIYRYLRYSSFDVTYVRNFTDVDDKIIRRANEEGVPASEIAERYIQAFYEDMDALGVERPTHEPRATEHVEDMIAHIEGLIAKGHAYEVEGDVYFSVDSYPAYGRLSKRSLEDLVAGARVEVDPRKRNPLDFALWKAAKPGEPSWPSPWGPGRPGWHIECSVMSQKYLGETVDVHGGGKDLVFPHHENEVAQAEALTGRPFVRYWLHNGFVNVNQEKMSKSLGNFFTIHEVLKQVHPEVLRVFLLGHHYRSPVDYTDQALHDAAAGLDRLYGLLERADGVLRGRDVPAQVPVSELGNGSRAVHEAVLGLFYQFEHAMNDDFNTAEALGHIHRCAREVGAFLHEGFDPQSHHLAVVRYAAESLRKLGAVLGILQDDPVAYREARRKGGAATLGIDPEWVERKIAERAAARKARDWATADRIRDELAERGVVLEDGPGGTRWKVR from the coding sequence ATGGGTATGAAGGTGTTCAACACGCTCTCCGGCCGCAAGGAGCCGTTCGAGCCGCTGGTGCCGGGCCGGGTCGGCATGTACGTGTGCGGGGTGACCGTGTACGACCGGTGCCACATCGGTCACGCCCGCTGCGCCGTGGTGTTCGACGTGATCTACCGGTACCTCCGGTACAGCTCGTTCGACGTCACCTACGTGCGCAACTTCACGGACGTGGACGACAAGATCATCCGCCGGGCCAACGAGGAGGGGGTGCCGGCCTCGGAGATCGCCGAGCGCTACATCCAGGCGTTCTACGAGGACATGGACGCGCTGGGCGTGGAGCGGCCCACCCACGAGCCCCGGGCCACCGAGCACGTGGAGGACATGATCGCCCACATTGAGGGGCTGATCGCCAAGGGCCACGCGTACGAGGTGGAAGGGGACGTGTACTTCTCGGTGGACAGCTACCCGGCCTACGGCCGGCTGTCGAAGCGCTCCCTCGAGGACCTGGTGGCCGGGGCCCGGGTGGAGGTGGATCCCCGCAAACGGAACCCCCTGGACTTCGCCTTGTGGAAGGCGGCCAAGCCCGGCGAGCCGTCGTGGCCCAGCCCCTGGGGCCCGGGTCGGCCCGGCTGGCACATCGAGTGCTCGGTGATGAGCCAGAAGTACCTGGGCGAGACGGTGGACGTGCACGGCGGCGGCAAGGACCTGGTGTTCCCCCACCACGAGAACGAGGTGGCCCAGGCCGAGGCGCTCACGGGCCGGCCGTTCGTGCGGTACTGGCTCCACAACGGGTTCGTGAACGTGAACCAGGAGAAGATGTCCAAGAGCCTGGGCAACTTCTTCACGATTCACGAGGTCCTGAAGCAGGTCCACCCCGAGGTGCTGCGGGTGTTCCTGCTGGGCCATCACTACCGGAGCCCGGTGGACTATACCGACCAGGCGCTCCACGATGCGGCCGCCGGGCTGGACCGGCTCTACGGGTTGCTGGAGCGGGCGGACGGGGTGCTGCGGGGCCGGGACGTGCCGGCCCAGGTGCCGGTGTCGGAGCTGGGCAACGGCAGCCGGGCCGTGCACGAGGCCGTGCTGGGGCTGTTCTACCAGTTCGAGCACGCCATGAACGACGACTTCAACACGGCCGAGGCCCTGGGGCACATCCACCGGTGCGCCCGGGAGGTGGGGGCGTTCCTCCACGAGGGGTTCGATCCCCAGTCCCACCACCTGGCGGTGGTGCGGTACGCGGCCGAGAGCCTGCGCAAGTTGGGGGCCGTGCTGGGCATCCTCCAGGACGACCCCGTGGCCTACCGGGAGGCCCGGCGGAAGGGGGGGGCGGCGACCCTCGGCATCGACCCGGAGTGGGTCGAACGCAAGATCGCCGAGCGGGCCGCCGCCCGCAAGGCCCGGGACTGGGCCACGGCCGACCGCATCCGGGACGAGCTGGCCGAGCGCGGCGTGGTGCTCGAGGACGGCCCCGGCGGGACCCGTTGGAAGGTGAGGTAG
- the uvrB gene encoding excinuclease ABC subunit UvrB has protein sequence MSEFRLVTEFEPRGDQPRAIDELARGVEEGLRHQVLLGVTGSGKTFTIANVVARVNRPTLVIAPNKTLAAQLYAEFKALFPHNAVEYFVSYYDYYQPEAYLPEQDLYIEKDSSINDRIDRLRHAATHALLTRRDVLIVASVSCIYGLGDPETYQEMVLYLEEGVEADRDRVLRKLVDLQYQRNDVDFHRGTFRVRGDVVEVFPAYEDEHAIRVEFFGDEIEAIHLVDPLRGRRIGRLRHVLIPPASHYVTPRHVLDRAIRSIQQELGERLRELRAQGKLLEAQRLEQRTLFDIEMLQEMGYCTGIENYSRHLTGRSPGEPPPTLIDYFPDDFLLVVDESHVTIPQIAGMYRGDRSRKETLVEYGFRLPSALDNRPLRFDEFEARVNQAIYVSATPGRYELEKAGGRVVEQIVRPTGLVDPEIVVKPAETQVDDLLEEIRRTVARGERVLVTTLTKRMAEDLTRYYAEAGVKTVYLHSDIDTLERVRIIRNLRQGEHDVLIGVNLLREGLDLPEVSLVAVLDADKEGFLRSETSLIQTAGRAARNVNGRVIFYADRITGSMARAIAESRRRRAAQLAYNEAHGITPESVVRRIDDVLSSVYEMDYVTVPAAAEEEFPYRDAAELEARIEELRKKMHEAAAELEFERAARYRDEIRRLEDQALRVVGAATGA, from the coding sequence ATGTCCGAGTTTCGCCTCGTCACCGAGTTCGAGCCCCGGGGGGACCAGCCCCGGGCGATCGACGAACTCGCCCGGGGGGTCGAGGAAGGGCTGCGCCACCAGGTGCTCCTGGGGGTCACCGGCTCGGGCAAGACCTTCACCATTGCCAACGTGGTGGCCCGGGTGAACCGGCCCACCCTGGTGATCGCCCCCAACAAGACCCTGGCGGCCCAGCTCTACGCCGAGTTCAAGGCGCTGTTTCCGCATAACGCGGTCGAGTACTTCGTCAGCTACTACGATTACTACCAGCCCGAGGCCTACCTCCCCGAGCAGGACCTCTACATCGAGAAGGACTCGTCCATCAACGACCGGATCGACCGGCTGCGCCACGCAGCAACCCACGCGCTGCTCACCCGGCGGGACGTGCTGATCGTGGCGAGCGTGTCGTGCATCTACGGCCTGGGCGACCCCGAGACCTACCAGGAGATGGTGCTGTACCTGGAGGAAGGGGTCGAGGCGGACCGGGACCGGGTGCTCCGCAAGCTGGTGGACCTCCAATACCAGCGGAACGACGTGGACTTCCACCGGGGCACCTTCCGGGTCCGGGGAGACGTGGTGGAGGTGTTCCCCGCGTACGAGGACGAGCACGCGATCCGGGTGGAGTTCTTCGGCGACGAGATCGAGGCGATCCACCTGGTGGATCCCCTGCGGGGCCGGAGGATCGGCCGGCTCCGGCACGTCCTGATCCCCCCCGCCAGCCACTACGTGACCCCGCGGCACGTGCTGGATCGGGCGATCCGCTCGATCCAGCAGGAGTTGGGTGAGCGGCTGCGGGAGCTGCGGGCCCAAGGCAAACTCCTGGAGGCCCAGCGGCTGGAGCAGCGCACCCTGTTCGACATCGAGATGCTCCAGGAGATGGGGTACTGCACCGGCATCGAGAACTACTCCCGCCACCTGACGGGCCGAAGCCCCGGGGAACCCCCGCCCACCCTCATCGACTACTTTCCCGACGACTTTCTGCTGGTCGTGGACGAGAGCCACGTCACGATCCCCCAGATCGCGGGCATGTACCGGGGCGACCGGTCCCGCAAGGAGACCCTGGTGGAGTACGGATTCCGGCTGCCGTCGGCCCTGGACAACCGGCCCCTACGGTTCGACGAGTTCGAGGCCCGGGTGAACCAGGCGATCTACGTCTCCGCCACGCCCGGCCGGTACGAGCTGGAGAAGGCCGGCGGCCGGGTGGTGGAGCAGATCGTGCGGCCCACCGGGCTCGTGGACCCCGAGATCGTGGTCAAGCCGGCCGAAACCCAGGTGGACGACCTGCTCGAGGAGATCCGCCGCACCGTGGCCCGGGGCGAGCGGGTGCTGGTGACCACCCTGACCAAGCGGATGGCAGAGGACCTCACCCGGTACTACGCCGAAGCGGGGGTGAAGACGGTGTACCTGCACTCGGACATCGACACCCTGGAGCGGGTGCGGATCATCCGGAATCTGCGGCAGGGGGAGCACGACGTGCTGATCGGGGTCAACCTGCTGCGGGAGGGCCTGGACCTGCCCGAGGTGAGCCTGGTGGCGGTGCTCGACGCGGACAAGGAGGGGTTCCTGCGCAGCGAGACCAGCCTGATCCAGACCGCGGGTCGGGCGGCGCGGAACGTGAACGGCCGGGTGATCTTCTACGCCGACCGGATCACGGGCTCCATGGCCCGGGCCATCGCCGAGAGCCGGCGCCGCCGGGCGGCCCAGCTGGCCTACAACGAGGCCCACGGCATCACGCCCGAGTCGGTGGTGAGGCGAATCGACGACGTGCTCTCCTCGGTGTACGAGATGGACTACGTCACCGTGCCGGCGGCGGCCGAGGAGGAGTTCCCCTATCGGGACGCCGCAGAGCTGGAGGCCCGGATCGAGGAGCTCCGAAAGAAGATGCACGAGGCCGCGGCCGAGCTGGAGTTCGAGCGGGCGGCCCGGTACCGGGACGAGATCCGCCGGCTTGAGGACCAGGCCCTGCGGGTGGTCGGCGCCGCCACCGGGGCGTGA
- the ftsH gene encoding ATP-dependent zinc metalloprotease FtsH, which produces MERFPWQRALGLLLLLLLMSVMVENLSRTPTGPSPSVSYSTFKKELRDGNVQRVVLTDQDVTATLYRAVAVGKAGQQVQTIRTSLPPLDDRELLPLLEEKGVELQVRRRGQENMWWMFLVNSLPWLLLLGFWVWTMRRAQNARFGPFGSFGQVKAKVYEANVPKVTFKDVAGMENPKRELAEIVDYLGDPERFQRVGGRVPKGILLMGPPGTGKTLMARAVAGEAGVPFFSTSASEFIEMFVGVGAARVRDLFEKARAKAPSIIFIDEIDAVGRSRGTGLGGGHDEREQTLNQLLGEMDGFEGHERVIVIAATNRPDVLDPALLRPGRFDRHVVIDLPTLEERAAILRIHTRSMPLAPDVDLDMMARSTPGMSGADLENLCNEAALFAARERSDLVTKAHFEQAKDKVLMGLERPGLTDENERRITAYHEAGHAVVARLLPGMDPVHKVTIVPRGAALGVTQIVPEADRHYYPKSYLLGKITVNMGGRAAELLVFDDLSTGAQNDLKQSTDLAEKMVCQWGMSDRVGPVTFSRGEEHVFLGKKLAQEKSYSEQMGWIIDQEIETLVRDCEAQAAELLKAHREALDRVAAALLEREELTGAEVDRLIAGSGDEEGRATEE; this is translated from the coding sequence ATGGAACGATTCCCCTGGCAGCGGGCCCTGGGGCTCCTGCTTCTTCTCCTGTTGATGAGCGTGATGGTGGAGAACCTCTCCCGCACGCCCACCGGTCCCTCCCCCAGTGTGTCGTATTCCACGTTCAAGAAGGAGCTGCGCGACGGCAACGTGCAGCGTGTGGTGCTCACCGATCAGGACGTCACCGCCACCCTGTACCGGGCGGTGGCGGTGGGCAAGGCGGGACAGCAGGTGCAGACCATTCGGACCAGTCTGCCCCCCCTGGACGACCGGGAGCTCCTGCCGTTGCTGGAGGAGAAAGGGGTCGAGCTGCAGGTGAGGCGCCGGGGCCAGGAGAACATGTGGTGGATGTTCCTGGTGAACAGCCTCCCCTGGCTGCTGCTGCTGGGGTTCTGGGTGTGGACCATGCGCAGGGCCCAGAACGCCCGGTTCGGCCCGTTCGGCAGCTTCGGCCAGGTCAAGGCCAAGGTGTACGAGGCCAATGTGCCGAAGGTCACGTTCAAGGACGTAGCCGGCATGGAGAACCCCAAGAGGGAGCTGGCGGAGATCGTGGACTACCTGGGCGACCCCGAGCGGTTCCAGCGGGTGGGCGGCCGGGTGCCCAAGGGGATCCTGCTCATGGGGCCGCCGGGCACGGGCAAGACCCTGATGGCCCGGGCGGTGGCTGGGGAGGCCGGGGTGCCGTTCTTCTCGACCAGCGCCTCGGAGTTCATCGAGATGTTCGTGGGGGTGGGGGCCGCGCGGGTGCGGGACCTGTTCGAGAAGGCCCGGGCCAAGGCCCCCAGCATCATCTTCATCGACGAGATCGACGCGGTGGGCCGGTCGCGGGGCACGGGCCTGGGTGGCGGGCACGACGAGCGCGAGCAGACCCTGAACCAGCTCCTGGGGGAGATGGACGGGTTCGAGGGCCACGAGCGGGTGATCGTGATCGCGGCCACGAACCGGCCGGACGTGTTGGACCCCGCCCTGCTGCGGCCGGGCCGTTTCGATCGGCACGTGGTGATCGATCTGCCCACCCTGGAGGAGCGGGCCGCGATCCTTCGGATCCACACCCGCTCGATGCCCCTGGCCCCGGACGTGGACCTGGACATGATGGCCCGGTCCACCCCGGGGATGAGCGGGGCCGACCTGGAAAACCTGTGCAACGAGGCGGCGCTGTTCGCGGCGCGGGAGCGAAGCGACCTGGTGACCAAGGCCCACTTCGAGCAGGCCAAGGACAAGGTCCTGATGGGCCTGGAGCGGCCGGGTCTCACCGATGAGAACGAGCGCCGGATCACGGCGTACCACGAGGCCGGCCACGCGGTGGTGGCCCGGCTTCTCCCCGGCATGGACCCGGTGCACAAGGTGACCATCGTGCCCCGGGGGGCGGCCCTGGGGGTGACCCAGATCGTGCCCGAGGCGGATCGGCACTACTACCCCAAGTCGTATCTGCTGGGAAAGATCACGGTGAACATGGGCGGGCGGGCGGCGGAGCTGCTGGTGTTCGACGACCTGTCCACCGGGGCACAGAACGACCTGAAACAGTCCACCGATCTGGCCGAGAAGATGGTGTGCCAGTGGGGGATGAGCGACCGGGTGGGGCCGGTGACGTTCAGCCGGGGCGAGGAACACGTGTTCCTCGGCAAGAAGCTGGCCCAGGAGAAGTCCTATTCGGAGCAGATGGGCTGGATCATCGACCAGGAGATCGAGACCCTCGTGCGGGACTGCGAGGCCCAGGCGGCGGAGCTGCTGAAGGCCCACCGCGAGGCCCTGGACCGGGTGGCGGCGGCCCTGCTGGAGCGGGAGGAGTTGACCGGCGCCGAGGTGGACCGGTTGATCGCCGGATCCGGAGACGAGGAGGGCCGGGCGACCGAGGAGTGA
- a CDS encoding bifunctional diguanylate cyclase/phosphohydrolase, which produces MPVEIPAPCFVSVPLEVSGPWVTEAPEKVNLLFQAQWAARSAVSLEDAFGLLVDLADPLVPADGAAVVWDGGPEGGGTVHQARGLAVQREESFRRLVEALAGRRTQPVLLDEGRAARAAWELLEPFGATGLVAVPIGGSGRSWGLLVLLRGQGNEFCEDEARILRLLALSFEPVLEDLATGDRAKELAFVDRLTGAFTRRYFDQHFRGEVARANRSQTPMALLLMEIDQIPEVRIRQGPAVADALLQAVVRRVDETRRQSDTLARIERERLAVILPGAGPDHVAVLARRLFDALAAPLIPDLVPGGGIRVNPHMGAAVLPDHGDTAEVLWNRALESLEAARGMSGRRYYAPPRPEEDAGDRLLDRLAAQSLVGRPGEPGVLLAWIARLCREVVPADRVSLMERDDGHLVVQEAFGFEGRDQVIRTTRVPMDSESVSGWVARHRRPLLVPDDTAIEELPVNRVGGYRSDSFLSVPLVAEGDLEGVVHFSNRSDGGVFTRDDLERFLPVADRIAQVLRSCRRFSSDRQGFLRESLAYLVDMVEDMIPGMGGHSLTVAQWAGRLARALGWDEEAVERVVTSARFHDLGEASFRVHRLAEARAFGPRERRDLAEHPLLGWRFLEGLGMKGLDRDAIVYHHEREDGSGYMGRKGDQIPPAAKIVAVAEAFVGLTSPRPYREAVPIGEAVSRLEAEAFDPEVVACLRKMVTDSAP; this is translated from the coding sequence ATGCCCGTGGAGATCCCCGCCCCGTGTTTCGTCTCGGTGCCGCTGGAGGTATCGGGCCCGTGGGTCACCGAGGCCCCCGAGAAGGTCAACCTCCTATTCCAGGCCCAGTGGGCCGCCCGAAGCGCGGTGTCGCTGGAGGACGCGTTCGGGCTGCTGGTGGACCTGGCCGACCCGCTGGTACCGGCGGACGGGGCAGCGGTGGTGTGGGACGGAGGGCCGGAAGGAGGGGGCACGGTGCATCAGGCGCGGGGGCTGGCGGTCCAGCGGGAGGAGAGCTTCCGGCGGCTGGTCGAAGCCCTGGCGGGCCGGAGGACGCAGCCGGTGCTGCTGGACGAGGGGCGGGCGGCCCGGGCCGCCTGGGAGCTCCTGGAGCCGTTCGGGGCCACGGGCCTCGTGGCGGTGCCCATCGGCGGATCCGGGAGGAGCTGGGGGCTTCTGGTGCTCCTGCGCGGGCAGGGGAACGAGTTCTGCGAGGACGAGGCGCGGATCCTGCGGCTCCTGGCCCTGAGCTTCGAGCCGGTGCTCGAGGATCTGGCCACCGGGGACCGGGCCAAGGAGCTGGCTTTCGTGGACCGGCTCACGGGGGCGTTCACCCGGCGGTACTTCGACCAGCACTTCCGGGGCGAGGTGGCCCGGGCGAACCGGTCCCAGACCCCGATGGCCCTGCTGCTGATGGAGATCGACCAGATCCCCGAGGTTCGGATCCGGCAGGGGCCGGCCGTGGCCGACGCCCTGCTTCAGGCGGTGGTGCGCCGGGTGGATGAGACCCGGCGCCAGAGCGACACCCTGGCCCGCATCGAGCGGGAGCGGCTCGCCGTCATCCTGCCCGGCGCCGGCCCGGACCACGTGGCCGTGTTGGCGCGCCGCCTGTTCGACGCCCTGGCGGCCCCGCTGATCCCCGACCTCGTGCCGGGCGGTGGCATCCGGGTCAACCCCCACATGGGGGCGGCCGTGCTGCCCGACCACGGGGACACCGCCGAGGTCCTGTGGAACCGGGCCCTGGAGTCCCTGGAGGCGGCCCGGGGCATGTCCGGCCGACGGTACTACGCACCGCCCCGTCCGGAGGAGGACGCCGGCGACCGCCTGCTGGACCGCCTGGCGGCCCAGAGCCTGGTGGGCCGGCCCGGGGAGCCGGGGGTGCTCTTGGCGTGGATCGCCCGGCTGTGCCGGGAGGTGGTGCCGGCGGACCGGGTCTCCCTGATGGAGCGGGACGACGGGCACCTGGTGGTCCAGGAGGCGTTCGGGTTCGAGGGGAGGGATCAGGTGATCCGGACCACCCGGGTCCCCATGGACTCGGAGAGCGTGTCGGGATGGGTGGCCCGGCACCGGCGTCCCCTGCTGGTTCCCGACGACACGGCCATCGAGGAACTGCCGGTGAACCGGGTGGGGGGCTACCGGAGCGACTCGTTCCTCAGCGTGCCCCTGGTCGCCGAGGGAGATCTGGAGGGGGTGGTCCACTTCAGCAACCGGTCGGACGGTGGGGTGTTCACCCGCGACGACCTGGAGCGGTTCCTTCCGGTGGCCGACCGGATCGCCCAGGTGCTCCGGTCCTGCCGGCGGTTCTCGTCGGATCGGCAGGGGTTCCTGAGGGAGTCGCTGGCTTACCTGGTGGACATGGTGGAGGACATGATCCCCGGAATGGGGGGCCATTCCCTGACCGTGGCCCAGTGGGCCGGGCGGCTGGCGCGCGCCCTGGGATGGGACGAAGAGGCCGTGGAGCGCGTCGTGACGAGCGCCCGGTTCCACGACCTGGGGGAGGCGAGCTTTCGGGTGCACCGCCTGGCCGAGGCCCGGGCGTTCGGCCCCCGCGAGCGAAGGGACCTGGCCGAGCATCCGCTGCTGGGTTGGCGGTTCCTCGAGGGCCTGGGGATGAAGGGCCTGGACCGGGACGCCATCGTGTACCATCACGAGCGGGAGGACGGCTCGGGCTACATGGGGCGCAAAGGAGATCAGATCCCCCCGGCCGCCAAGATCGTGGCCGTGGCCGAGGCGTTCGTGGGGCTGACCTCCCCCCGGCCCTACCGGGAGGCCGTGCCCATCGGCGAGGCGGTGTCGCGGCTGGAGGCCGAAGCGTTCGACCCGGAGGTGGTGGCCTGCCTGCGAAAGATGGTGACCGACTCAGCCCCGTAG
- a CDS encoding UTP--glucose-1-phosphate uridylyltransferase: MMLPVEEALETFRGMFQDAGEPPEAFDTFARLYRRYRSGETGTVRWPEIAPAGAERMVPQEQLDTPELRRQGEDRWSQLAWIVLNGGLGTSMRMDRAKSLVPVKQGRTFLDLLVDHVLRMRKRTGADLPVVFMNSFATRDDTLRALPLDDLRVRGLPVDFVQHRFPRIRVDDGGPLAGADHKEAWAPPGHGNLYAALAGSGLLERLLAAGIRWAFVSNADNLGASPHPALLGLMARDGLAFALEVTPKTPADVKGGTLVVRRGRLELLEIAQVPAEHVDEFQDTDRFPVFNTNNLWLDLHAVRDRLREGGLDLPLIVNRKEVGGVGVVQLETAMGAAIGAFDRSVGVVVGRRRFAPVKTTDDLLVRRSDAYVLGEESPLVPNPARDPGLGPPVVRLDPRYYRSVADLDLRIPAPPSLVRARWFEVRGDVRFGRGVVVEGRVVVAHDGPDPLTVPDGTVLRG; this comes from the coding sequence ATGATGCTGCCGGTGGAAGAGGCGTTGGAGACGTTTCGCGGCATGTTCCAGGACGCCGGCGAGCCGCCGGAGGCGTTCGACACCTTCGCCCGCCTGTACCGGCGGTACCGGTCCGGCGAGACCGGCACCGTGCGCTGGCCCGAGATCGCGCCGGCGGGAGCCGAAAGGATGGTTCCCCAGGAGCAGCTGGACACCCCCGAACTCCGCCGGCAGGGGGAGGACCGGTGGTCCCAGCTCGCCTGGATCGTGCTGAACGGCGGGCTCGGCACCTCCATGCGCATGGACCGGGCCAAGAGCCTGGTGCCGGTCAAGCAGGGGCGGACCTTCCTGGACCTCCTGGTGGACCACGTTCTCCGGATGCGCAAGCGCACCGGCGCCGACCTTCCCGTGGTGTTCATGAACTCCTTCGCCACCCGCGACGACACCCTGCGGGCCCTGCCCCTGGACGACCTGCGGGTGCGGGGGCTGCCGGTGGACTTCGTGCAGCACCGGTTTCCCCGGATCCGGGTGGACGACGGCGGACCGCTGGCCGGAGCGGACCACAAGGAGGCCTGGGCGCCGCCGGGCCACGGCAACCTGTATGCCGCCCTGGCCGGATCGGGCCTGCTGGAGAGGTTGCTCGCGGCTGGGATCCGCTGGGCCTTCGTATCCAATGCGGACAACCTCGGGGCCAGCCCCCACCCCGCCCTCCTGGGGCTCATGGCCCGGGACGGGCTCGCGTTCGCCCTGGAGGTGACCCCCAAGACCCCGGCCGACGTCAAGGGCGGCACCCTGGTCGTGCGGCGGGGCCGCCTGGAACTGCTGGAGATCGCCCAGGTGCCCGCGGAGCACGTGGACGAGTTCCAGGACACCGACCGGTTCCCGGTGTTCAACACGAACAACCTCTGGCTCGACCTGCACGCCGTGCGCGACCGGCTGAGGGAGGGCGGCTTGGACCTTCCCCTGATCGTCAACCGGAAGGAGGTGGGGGGCGTGGGCGTGGTCCAACTGGAGACCGCCATGGGCGCGGCCATCGGAGCGTTCGACCGGTCGGTGGGGGTGGTGGTGGGCCGCCGGCGGTTCGCCCCGGTCAAGACCACGGACGACCTGCTGGTCCGGCGCAGCGACGCCTACGTCCTGGGAGAGGAGAGCCCCCTGGTGCCCAATCCGGCCCGGGACCCGGGCCTCGGCCCCCCCGTGGTTCGGCTGGACCCCCGCTACTACCGATCGGTGGCCGACCTGGACCTGCGCATCCCCGCCCCCCCCAGTTTGGTCCGGGCCCGGTGGTTCGAGGTGCGGGGCGACGTGCGGTTCGGCAGGGGGGTGGTGGTGGAGGGGCGGGTGGTGGTGGCCCACGACGGGCCAGACCCCCTCACGGTTCCGGACGGAACGGTGCTACGGGGCTGA
- a CDS encoding MarC family protein, which yields MSSTFLQAFVTLFAILDPVGNTPVFLALTADLPAPARRGVALRATVYMVAVLLFFSLAGRFIFGLFGVTLAAFRVTGGLILLKVGFDMLEARDNRMKRTDEEEAAAREKEDVSLIPLAIPMLAGPGAISAVLMLTDAGHGPMETAMVWAAVAANAVLVYAAFRLAEPLSRWMGATGERLVTRLMGLLLVSLAIQFVIKGVQEIWTG from the coding sequence GTGTCATCCACGTTTCTCCAGGCGTTCGTCACCCTGTTCGCCATCCTGGACCCGGTGGGCAACACCCCGGTGTTCCTGGCCCTGACGGCCGACCTGCCGGCCCCGGCCCGACGGGGGGTGGCCCTGCGGGCCACGGTGTACATGGTGGCCGTGCTCCTGTTCTTCTCCCTGGCAGGCCGGTTCATCTTCGGCCTGTTCGGGGTGACCCTGGCCGCGTTCCGGGTCACGGGGGGCCTGATCCTGCTGAAGGTGGGGTTCGACATGCTCGAGGCCCGGGACAACCGCATGAAGCGCACCGACGAGGAGGAGGCCGCGGCCCGGGAGAAGGAGGACGTCTCCCTGATCCCCCTGGCCATCCCCATGCTGGCCGGACCGGGGGCGATCTCGGCCGTGCTGATGCTAACCGACGCCGGCCACGGGCCCATGGAGACGGCCATGGTGTGGGCGGCGGTGGCGGCCAACGCCGTCCTGGTGTACGCGGCGTTCCGCCTGGCGGAGCCGCTGTCGCGGTGGATGGGGGCCACCGGCGAGCGGTTGGTGACCCGGTTGATGGGGCTGCTGCTCGTCTCGCTGGCGATCCAGTTCGTGATCAAAGGGGTGCAGGAGATATGGACCGGATGA
- a CDS encoding isochorismatase family protein gives MTPPLLERADTVLVVVDLQSRLLSHIPGAEAVVDRAVRLVRAARVLDLPILWTEQEKLGPTDPRVVEALPGIEPIRKLDFGCFGCDAFSPALRATGRGTLLLVGIEAHICVAQTALQALQADYGVHVAADAVASRDPLHRDLALRRIEAAGGVVTCWESALYELLERAGTEEFRACLPLVKGA, from the coding sequence ATGACGCCCCCCCTGCTGGAGCGCGCCGACACGGTGCTGGTGGTGGTGGACCTGCAGAGCCGTCTCCTGTCGCACATCCCCGGTGCCGAGGCCGTGGTGGACCGGGCGGTGCGGCTCGTGCGGGCCGCCCGGGTGCTGGACCTGCCGATCCTGTGGACCGAGCAGGAGAAGCTCGGGCCCACGGACCCGCGGGTGGTCGAGGCCCTGCCCGGGATCGAGCCGATCCGGAAACTCGATTTCGGGTGTTTCGGATGCGACGCGTTTTCCCCGGCCCTTCGCGCCACGGGCCGCGGGACCCTGCTCCTGGTGGGGATCGAGGCCCACATCTGCGTGGCCCAGACCGCGCTCCAGGCCCTGCAGGCCGACTACGGGGTGCACGTGGCGGCCGACGCCGTGGCCTCACGCGACCCCCTGCACCGGGATCTGGCCCTGCGGCGGATCGAGGCGGCCGGGGGCGTGGTCACCTGCTGGGAGTCGGCCCTGTACGAGCTGCTGGAACGGGCCGGCACGGAGGAGTTCCGGGCGTGCCTGCCCCTCGTGAAGGGGGCGTAG
- a CDS encoding DedA family protein yields the protein MRLLHAAVLWIVATVGRLGYPGIVALMFLESSFFPFPSEVVIPPAGYLASRGEMSLVWVIVAGILGSLLGALFNYGLAVWLGRPFLHRYGRYVGLTPRALERVEGFFRRHGEISTFVGRLVPGVRQYISFPAGLARMRLVPFCLYTCLGAGAWVVVLAAIGYFVGNNQDLVAAYSRRAFWYLAPALALLCGVYAWRHRRRAGAPPE from the coding sequence ATGCGGCTGCTGCACGCGGCGGTGCTGTGGATCGTGGCCACGGTGGGGAGGCTCGGGTACCCGGGCATCGTGGCCCTGATGTTCCTGGAGAGCTCGTTCTTCCCCTTCCCCAGCGAGGTGGTGATCCCCCCGGCCGGATACCTGGCCAGCCGCGGCGAGATGAGCCTCGTCTGGGTGATCGTGGCGGGGATCCTGGGAAGCCTGCTCGGGGCCCTGTTCAACTACGGCCTGGCGGTGTGGTTGGGCCGGCCGTTCCTGCACCGGTACGGCCGGTACGTGGGGCTGACCCCCCGGGCCCTGGAGAGGGTCGAGGGGTTCTTCCGGCGTCACGGCGAGATCAGCACCTTTGTGGGGCGGCTGGTGCCCGGGGTGCGCCAGTACATCTCGTTTCCGGCGGGGCTCGCCCGGATGCGGCTGGTGCCGTTCTGCCTGTACACCTGCCTGGGCGCCGGCGCGTGGGTGGTGGTGCTGGCCGCGATCGGCTACTTCGTGGGGAACAACCAGGACCTGGTGGCGGCCTACTCCCGCCGGGCGTTCTGGTACCTGGCCCCGGCCCTGGCCCTGTTGTGCGGGGTGTACGCGTGGCGCCACCGCCGCCGGGCCGGGGCCCCTCCCGAATGA